Proteins co-encoded in one Ziziphus jujuba cultivar Dongzao chromosome 9, ASM3175591v1 genomic window:
- the LOC107427260 gene encoding uncharacterized protein LOC107427260: MASYHVRSNSLPSRPHPVIPEFDEQLYRLRASDASSSSASTSTRCKLNGLGDLLECVERLLSLPNNQKALSQEQHEKQVDQILDGSLRLLDACNIAKDALLQTKESTQELQSIIRRKRGGNIELSSEVKKFLTSRKVVKKAIHKAIEQLKGIANNTFNKDNETIAIVSMLREVQGITLAIFESLLSFISGAKARSKLGGWSFISNIMFHNRVGEESQLNDFAKVDVALNILVSPKMKKSDSLAVENAQNQLANLELCIQDLEEGVESLFRRLIKTRVSLLNILNH, translated from the coding sequence ATGGCATCTTACCATGTTCGCTCCAACAGCTTACCTTCAAGGCCACATCCAGTCATTCCTGAATTCGATGAGCAACTATACAGGCTAAGGGCTTCTGATGCTAGCTCTTCATCAGCATCAACCTCAACAAGATGCAAACTAAATGGACTTGGAGATCTGCTTGAGTGTGTTGAAAGGTTGCTTTCACTACCAAACAACCAAAAGGCTTTATCCCAAGAGCAGCATGAGAAACAGGTTGATCAAATCTTGGATGGATCTCTGAGACTCTTGGATGCATGCAACATAGCTAAAGATGCCTTGTTGCAAACAAAGGAATCCACACAAGAACTTCAATCAATTATCCGAAGAAAAAGAGGTGGTAACATTGAGTTGTCAAGTGAGGTTAAGAAATTCTTAACATCAAGGAAAGTGGTGAAGAAGGCAATTCACAAGGCTATTGAGCAATTGAAGGGTATTGCAAACAATACCTTCAACAAGGACAATGAGACCATTGCAATCGTAAGCATGTTGAGGGAGGTTCAAGGAATCACTCTTGCCATATTCGAATCATTGTTGTCCTTCATTTCAGGAGCCAAGGCACGATCAAAGCTCGGTGGATGGTCATTTATTTCCAACATAATGTTCCATAATAGAGTCGGGGAAGAATCCCAATTGAATGATTTTGCTAAGGTTGACGTAGCATTAAACATTCTTGTGAGTCCAAAAATGAAGAAATCTGATAGCTTGGCCGTAGAGAATGCACAAAACCAGCTTGCAAATTTAGAGTTGTGCATTCAAGATCTTGAAGAAGGAGTTGAGAGTCTGTTTAGGCGTTTGATCAAAACCAGAGTTTCCCTTCTCAACATCCTCAACCACTAG
- the LOC107427256 gene encoding uncharacterized protein LOC107427256, which translates to MQIEIFRRYTLFNKWQQALHIVQQMAMLLLPLIRQKLAKEQREWIDKQRDGSLSFLDVCGMAREALFQTKECMHELQSILRRRRGVESGLANEVKKCMTIRNTITKTIRMALGNLKHAQNRYDFCPLNDEQDSLAIVRNMRELEALTAGVFESLLFFILGQKPESKPRVWLLVSKLMHQKGVEPKEYESYDNEFSKVAAALQLIVIPKTSSCNELLVNTQNQLENLEMCIEDLEGGLEKLSRILIKNRVSLLNILNH; encoded by the coding sequence ATGCAGATTGAGATCTTCAGGCGCTACACATTGTTCAACAAATGGCAACAGGCGCTACACATTGTTCAACAAATGGCAATGCTTCTTTTGCCACTTATTCGACAAAAGTTGGCAAAAGAGCAACGTGAATGGATCGACAAGCAGCGGGATGGATCTCTTAGTTTCTTGGATGTCTGTGGCATGGCCAGGGAGGCCTTGTTTCAAACAAAAGAATGCATGCACGAACTTCAGTCGATTCTACGAAGAAGACGGGGAGTTGAAAGTGGACTTGCAAATGAGGTCAAGAAATGCATGACAATCAGAAATACGATAACAAAGACCATTCGCATGGCTTTAGGAAATTTGAAACATGCTCAAAATAGATATGACTTTTGTCCCTTGAACGACGAGCAGGATTCTTTAGCCATTGTTAGAAACATGAGGGAGCTAGAAGCATTGACTGCGGGAGTGTTTGAATCTTTGTTGTTCTTCATCTTGGGTCAGAAGCCAGAATCAAAGCCTCGGGTATGGTTGCTAGTCTCTAAGTTGATGCACCAGAAAGGAGTAGAACCCAAGGAATATGAAAGCTACGATAACGAATTTTCGAAGGTGGCTGCAGCATTGCAATTAATTGTTATCCCCAAAACGAGCAGTTGTAATGAGCTCTTGGTGAATACACAAAACCAACTAGAAAATTTGGAGATGTGCATAGAAGATCTAGAAGGAGGACTTGAAAAACTTTCTAGAATTCTGATCAAGAACAGAGTTTCCCTTCTCAACATTCTCAACCACTAG
- the LOC107427257 gene encoding uncharacterized protein LOC107427257 → MASYHVRSNSLPSRLHPVIPEFDQLLCRLRASETTSSSTSTSIRCKLSELEDLLDYVERLLSLPNNQKAFSQEQHEKQVDQILDGSLRILDVCNIAKDALLQTKESTQELQSIIRRKRGGNIELSSTVKKCLTSRKVVKKAIHKANEQLKGIENNTFNKDNETTAIVCMLWEVQGVILVIFESFLSFISGAKSRSKLGGWSFISNIMRHNKVEEESQLNDFASMDATLNLLMSPKMKKSDSLAVRNAQNQLENLELCIQDLEEGLESLFRHLIKIRVSLLNILNH, encoded by the coding sequence ATGGCATCTTACCATGTTCGCTCCAACAGCTTGCCTTCCAGGCTACATCCAGTCATTCCTGAATTTGATCAGCTACTATGCAGACTGAGGGCTTCTGAAACTACCTCTTCATCTACATCAACCTCAATAAGATGCAAATTAAGTGAACTTGAAGATCTGCTTGATTATGTTGAAAGGTTGCTTTCACTACCAAACAACCAAAAAGCTTTTTCTCAAGAGCAGCATGAGAAACAGGTTGATCAAATCTTGGATGGATCTCTAAGAATCTTGGATGTATGCAACATAGCTAAAGATGCCTTGTTGCAAACAAAAGAATCCACACAAGAACTTCAATCAATTATCCGAAGGAAAAGAGGTGGCAACATTGAGTTGTCAAGCACGGTTAAGAAATGTTTGACCTCAAGGAAAGTGGTGAAGAAGGCTATTCACAAGGCTAATGAGCAATTGAAGGGTATCGAAAACAACACCTTTAACAAGGACAATGAGACTACTGCAATTGTTTGCATGTTGTGGGAGGTTCAAGGAGTCATTCTTGTCATATTTGAATCATTTTTGTCCTTCATCTCAGGAGCTAAGTCACGATCAAAGCTTGGTGGATGGTCATTTATTTCCAACATCATGCGCCACAATAAAGTAGAGGAAGAATCTCAATTGAATGATTTTGCAAGCATGGATGCAACTCTAAACCTTCTCATGAGTCCAAAAATGAAGAAATCTGATAGTTTGGCTGTAAGGAATGCACAAAACCAGCTTGAAAACTTGGAATTGTGCATTCAAGATCTTGAAGAAGGACTTGAGAGTCTGTTTAGGCATTTGATCAAAATCAGAGTTTCTCTTCTCAACATCCTCAACCACTAg
- the LOC107427258 gene encoding uncharacterized protein LOC107427258, translated as MAAYHVRSNSFPSRPHPLVPEFNEQLCRLRASGSAFSSTSTSMACKLSGLRNLHDCVDKLLLLPLNQQALSLEKHEKWVDQIVDGSLKLLDICSIVKDALSQTKESTQKLQSIIRRRRGGEMVLSIEVNKFLSSRKVVKKAINKAIKNLKEKENKCTFNPLNKDVETVAIVNLLREAEAITLGVLESLVLFFSEPKSGPKHSGWSFISNILQPKRMEEESKSNEFANAEAALHLLICQKMKKSSDSLSVENAQNQLGKMDLCIQDLEEGVESLFRREKHSKTQGWSVVSKLLHQKGVKSEEDERKNNEFSKATAALQLIVG; from the exons atggcAGCTTACCATGTTCGGTCTAATAGCTTTCCCTCTAGGCCACATCCACTTGTTCCTGAATTCAATGAGCAATTATGCAGATTGAGAGCATCTGGATCTGCCTTTTCTTCTACGTCAACCTCAATGGCCTGCAAACTAAGCGGACTTCGAAATCTGCATGATTGCGTTGATAAGCTGCTTTTGCTACCACTCAACCAGCAAGCTTTATCTCTAGAGAAGCATGAGAAATGGGTTGATCAGATAGTAGATGGATCTCTCAAACTCTTGGATATATGCAGCATAGTTAAGGATGCCTTGTCACAAACAAAGGAATCCACACAAAAACTTCAATCAATCATTCGCAGAAGACGAGGTGGTGAAATGGTACTTTCGATTGAGGTTAATAAATTCTTATCCTCGAGGAAAGTGGTCAAGAAGGCAATTAACAAGGCCATCAAGAATCTcaaggaaaaggaaaacaaatgcACATTCAATCCCCTCAACAAGGACGTTGAGACAGTTGCGATTGTTAACCTGTTGAGAGAGGCTGAAGCAATCACTCTTGGTGTTCTTGAATCATTGGTGTTGTTTTTCTCCGAGCCAAAGTCAGGACCAAAGCATAGTGGTTGGTCATTTATTTCCAACATATTGCAGCCCAAAAGAATGGAGGAAGAATCTAAATCAAACGAATTTGCAAATGCAGAAGCTGCATTGCACTTGCTCATCTGTCAGAAGATGAAGAAATCTTCTGACAGCTTGAGTGTAGAGAATGCACAGAACCAGCTTGGAAAAATGGATCTATGCATTCAAGATCTTGAAGAAGGTGTCGAAAGTCTTTTCAGAC GTGAGAAGCACTCAAAGACTCAGGGGTGGTCAGTAGTCTCTAAGTTGTTGCACCAGAAAGGAGTAAAATCCGAGGaagatgaaagaaaaaataatgagtTTTCAAAGGCCACTGCAGCATTACAATTAATTGTTGGGTAA